One Anaerolineae bacterium genomic window carries:
- a CDS encoding Ig-like domain-containing protein — translation MHLTRSLPRMLILFIVILLAALPVLSGCAPRRAARAEAPPASPPANPIASSETSSQTVPTRFGACLCDTEAQMAMAAPRNQLPPTVVAISPERGEEQRLNAPLVITFDQPMDPATTAAAFHIEPPVEGQATVMGKTLTFQPAQPWPRATAFKVTVDATARGLNGLTLTAPFEHRFTTVGYLEVTSVQPADGASDVPTDTSITIVFNRPVVPLTGVEEQAGLPQPLKLEPAITGRGEWLNTSIYTFRPSEPLAATTRYTITVPAGLTDHTGGILAQDYTWTFTTTSPIVVNMAPTTDQVPPTSPITITFSQPMDPASTEAAFSLRTAKDNVPVEGMFTWQDEGRTLVYQPKQPLAYGAGYVVNVDKTARPARGEGTLRQATRFSFRVVRLPGVRSTTPKDGDQAADPYGAMEVTFHSPIDPNTLGPGAIRVEPEPTQVYTWYNEYESRLIISWERQPRTAYTVTLGSQIGDRYGNTLGRDVVIRFRTRDYDPMAYLGGFGPIGTYNAYTRTIATASYRNVSRLDFGLYQVNETTFLSLTGEQSWDAWQRLKLDEAALLNQWSVDVSPPPNVIRTWQGPLTDSEGKPLPPGLYLLELRAPEIRYSPDRLPSRQLLIVSRLNISLKHTDTEALTWVTDLKTGEPVADLPLRLLDGQGLEISGRTDAQGVFRTTFEQRDYWKPLYIFAGQLGADDFAVVLNQWSNGISPWEFGLNVEMYKQPLNAYLYTDRPIYRPGQTVHWKAILRWDDDARYSLPAAGMPVTITVNDSFGNQVLQERKSLSPLGTVYGDFTLAPEASLGWYNIDLQVILPELPPERREQHYSVGFQVAEYRKPEYEISVTTERPEYVQGDIITVTAKANYFFGGPVKDAEVRWSLLSWDYFFNYQGEGWYSFQDFKGWDYYRPEYYRFGEPLAQGQGKTDAEGQFTFSVPADIADRDQSQTFTFDVRITDVNGQEVAGSAAAVVHKAAIYVGLSPREYVGTVGEPNHVDLITVDPQSQSIASVPVTIVVSLAKWYSVQEKSDDGRFYWTSKVEETPVLTRTLTTDAQGRATLTWTPTAGGQYLVRARAEDERGNATASAVFVWISGRLGEFVPWRMESNDRINLVADKKEYQVGDTAQVLVPSPYPGPVWALLTIERGHILSHQVITLTSNSQTLSIPILSEFAPNIFVSILIVQGQDEQNPLPSFKLGYVELPVSTAEKELQVTLRPNAAVVAPRSPVTYTIEVRDHVGRPVKAELSLALVDKAVLTLTDPNVEPILDRFYRKRGLGVNTALGLAINLDRLVQQQVKGTKGGGGGPGEGPTVRREFPDSALWAPAVQTNEQGRAQVSLVLPDNLTTWRLIGKGVTAETLVGEATVDIVATKELLVRPVAPRFFVAGDAADVGAVVHNTTKSDQQVEITFTAQGLSVDGPARQAITVAAESAVRVDWPVRVQPGNQAVLLFDARSGELSDAVEITLPVYRYTTPEIVGTSGEVAADEARLEVVHVPAGAQPNQGELTVMLEPTLAASMLPGLRYLEHYPYECTEQVLSRFLPNVLTYQAMKRLGIERPDLAEKLSHQLGIGLQRLYSRQNVDGGWGWWYGERSNPFISAYVVFGLVQVKKAGFSVDEDILDRGIRYLHLQLQAPAKLQGYALNRQAFMIYVLADAGRNVMSQAATLYEERERLALYGRAFLALAFGVMDAEGQRARIDTLISDLTGRAVLSATGAHWEEAGTPDYWTMNTDVRTTAVILDLLARFGSTGGIAPNAVRWLMNVRKDGHWETTQETAWSLIALTDWMLATGELEGDYSWRVRLNDEDLGQGAVNRDNLDDPVVLKTEIARLLLDQANRLSIERSTAEGQTGRGRLYYTTHLQYYLPVESIQPRDRGIVIARRYTLTDDPQKPITQAKAGDVIQVELTIVAPNDLHYLVVEDPLPAGAEAIDVSLRTTSRMYQGPQMEEVPSEEEAQSWWWDRWVPTHTELRDEKVVLFATWLPRGTYRYTYQIRASLPGRYLTLPATAYQMYFPEVWGRSAGGVFTIVR, via the coding sequence ATGCATCTTACCCGTTCACTTCCACGTATGCTGATCCTCTTTATAGTTATCCTTCTGGCCGCGTTGCCCGTGCTGAGCGGCTGTGCCCCACGCCGAGCCGCGCGCGCAGAGGCCCCACCGGCCAGCCCGCCAGCAAACCCTATTGCATCATCAGAAACCTCCAGTCAGACAGTTCCCACTCGCTTCGGAGCCTGCCTATGTGATACCGAGGCGCAAATGGCCATGGCCGCCCCGCGTAACCAACTGCCTCCCACCGTTGTGGCCATCAGCCCTGAGCGTGGCGAGGAACAACGGCTCAACGCGCCCCTCGTCATCACCTTCGACCAGCCTATGGACCCGGCCACTACAGCCGCCGCCTTTCACATCGAGCCACCCGTAGAAGGTCAAGCCACCGTCATGGGCAAGACGCTCACTTTCCAGCCCGCCCAGCCTTGGCCACGGGCGACCGCTTTCAAGGTGACGGTGGACGCAACAGCCAGAGGGCTTAACGGGCTGACTCTAACGGCGCCGTTTGAACATCGCTTCACCACGGTGGGCTATCTAGAGGTAACTAGCGTCCAGCCAGCCGATGGCGCCAGCGATGTGCCCACCGATACGTCCATCACCATTGTCTTCAACCGGCCAGTAGTGCCGCTGACGGGCGTTGAAGAGCAGGCTGGCCTTCCTCAGCCACTAAAGCTGGAGCCAGCGATCACAGGGAGAGGCGAATGGCTCAATACCAGCATCTACACCTTTCGGCCCAGCGAACCGCTGGCTGCCACCACCCGCTACACGATCACCGTTCCCGCCGGCCTCACCGACCATACGGGCGGCATTCTGGCTCAGGACTATACCTGGACCTTCACCACGACCAGCCCGATCGTGGTGAACATGGCACCTACCACCGATCAAGTCCCGCCCACCTCACCCATCACCATCACGTTCAGCCAACCGATGGACCCTGCCAGTACCGAGGCAGCTTTCTCCCTGCGTACAGCTAAGGACAACGTCCCCGTCGAGGGGATGTTTACCTGGCAGGACGAAGGGCGAACACTGGTCTACCAGCCCAAACAGCCGCTCGCCTACGGCGCAGGATACGTGGTCAACGTGGATAAGACTGCTCGTCCGGCGCGCGGCGAGGGGACGCTGCGTCAAGCTACGCGGTTCAGCTTCCGCGTCGTCCGTCTGCCCGGTGTGCGCTCGACCACCCCCAAGGATGGTGATCAGGCGGCGGATCCATATGGCGCGATGGAGGTCACCTTCCACAGTCCTATTGACCCGAATACCTTGGGGCCAGGAGCTATCCGGGTCGAGCCGGAACCGACGCAGGTGTACACCTGGTATAACGAGTATGAGAGCCGGCTCATCATCTCTTGGGAACGCCAGCCGCGCACCGCCTACACCGTCACCCTGGGCAGCCAAATCGGCGACCGCTACGGCAACACGCTGGGCAGGGACGTGGTGATCCGCTTCCGCACCCGTGACTACGATCCGATGGCCTACCTGGGCGGGTTTGGTCCCATAGGCACTTATAACGCCTACACCCGAACGATCGCCACCGCCAGCTACCGCAACGTCAGCCGGCTCGACTTCGGCCTATATCAGGTGAATGAAACCACCTTCCTCAGCCTAACCGGTGAGCAGAGCTGGGATGCCTGGCAACGTCTGAAACTGGACGAGGCAGCCCTGTTGAACCAGTGGTCGGTAGACGTAAGCCCACCTCCCAACGTGATCCGCACCTGGCAAGGCCCGCTGACCGACTCCGAAGGGAAGCCACTGCCGCCCGGCCTCTATCTGTTGGAGCTACGCGCGCCCGAGATCCGATATAGCCCGGACCGCTTGCCCTCGCGCCAGTTGTTGATAGTCTCTCGCCTAAACATCTCCCTGAAGCACACCGACACTGAGGCGCTGACATGGGTCACGGATCTGAAGACGGGCGAGCCGGTTGCCGATCTGCCGCTCCGCCTACTAGATGGCCAGGGGCTAGAGATAAGCGGGCGGACCGACGCGCAGGGGGTGTTCCGCACGACCTTCGAGCAACGGGACTACTGGAAGCCGCTGTACATCTTCGCCGGCCAGCTCGGCGCCGATGATTTCGCTGTAGTCCTGAACCAGTGGAGCAACGGCATCAGCCCGTGGGAGTTCGGGCTCAACGTAGAGATGTACAAACAGCCGCTGAACGCTTACCTCTACACTGATCGCCCCATCTATCGGCCTGGCCAGACCGTGCACTGGAAGGCCATCCTCCGCTGGGACGACGACGCCCGCTACTCCCTGCCCGCGGCCGGAATGCCGGTCACCATCACGGTCAACGACTCCTTCGGCAATCAAGTGCTCCAGGAGCGGAAGTCGTTGAGCCCGCTGGGCACCGTCTACGGCGATTTCACCCTGGCCCCGGAGGCCTCGCTGGGATGGTACAACATTGACCTGCAGGTCATCCTGCCGGAGCTGCCGCCAGAGCGCCGCGAGCAGCACTACAGCGTCGGCTTCCAGGTCGCCGAATACCGCAAGCCAGAGTACGAGATCAGCGTGACCACCGAACGCCCCGAGTATGTCCAGGGCGACATCATTACCGTCACCGCTAAGGCCAACTACTTCTTCGGCGGGCCGGTCAAGGACGCTGAGGTGCGCTGGTCGCTCTTGAGCTGGGACTATTTCTTCAATTATCAAGGCGAGGGGTGGTACAGCTTCCAGGACTTCAAGGGATGGGACTACTACCGCCCCGAGTACTACCGCTTCGGCGAGCCGCTAGCCCAGGGTCAGGGCAAGACGGACGCCGAGGGGCAGTTCACCTTCTCGGTTCCAGCCGACATCGCCGACCGCGACCAATCGCAGACGTTCACTTTCGACGTGCGCATCACGGACGTCAACGGCCAGGAGGTCGCCGGCTCCGCTGCGGCTGTGGTGCATAAGGCCGCGATCTACGTGGGCCTCTCGCCGCGGGAGTATGTCGGGACCGTGGGCGAGCCCAACCACGTGGACCTGATCACCGTGGACCCGCAGAGCCAGTCCATCGCCTCCGTCCCGGTGACCATAGTCGTCTCGCTGGCCAAATGGTACAGCGTGCAGGAAAAGAGCGACGACGGTCGCTTTTACTGGACCAGTAAGGTCGAGGAGACGCCGGTGCTCACCCGCACGTTGACTACCGACGCCCAAGGCCGGGCGACGCTGACCTGGACGCCCACGGCTGGCGGCCAATACCTGGTGCGCGCCCGCGCTGAGGACGAGAGGGGCAATGCCACGGCCAGCGCCGTCTTCGTGTGGATTAGCGGCCGTCTCGGCGAGTTCGTCCCCTGGCGCATGGAGAGCAACGATCGCATCAACTTGGTGGCCGATAAGAAGGAATACCAGGTGGGCGACACAGCGCAGGTGCTGGTGCCATCGCCTTATCCGGGGCCGGTCTGGGCGTTGCTCACTATCGAGCGCGGCCACATCCTGTCGCATCAGGTGATCACGCTCACCAGCAACAGCCAGACCCTCTCGATCCCCATCCTCAGCGAGTTCGCCCCCAACATCTTCGTCAGCATCCTGATCGTCCAGGGACAGGACGAGCAGAATCCGCTGCCGTCGTTCAAGCTCGGTTATGTCGAGCTGCCGGTCTCCACGGCTGAGAAAGAGTTGCAAGTCACGCTCCGCCCTAACGCGGCCGTGGTGGCCCCGCGCTCGCCAGTGACGTACACCATCGAGGTGCGCGATCACGTCGGCCGTCCGGTGAAGGCCGAGCTGTCACTGGCGTTGGTGGACAAGGCAGTGCTGACGCTGACCGATCCCAACGTGGAGCCGATCCTCGATCGCTTCTACCGCAAGCGCGGCCTCGGGGTGAACACGGCACTAGGCTTGGCGATCAACCTAGATCGTCTGGTGCAGCAGCAGGTCAAAGGCACTAAGGGCGGTGGCGGCGGCCCTGGCGAGGGCCCCACCGTGCGCCGCGAGTTCCCGGACAGCGCACTGTGGGCCCCGGCGGTGCAGACGAATGAGCAAGGCCGCGCCCAAGTGAGCCTGGTGCTGCCGGACAACCTGACCACCTGGCGCCTGATCGGGAAGGGCGTGACGGCGGAGACGCTGGTCGGGGAGGCTACGGTGGACATCGTCGCCACCAAAGAGCTGCTGGTGCGGCCGGTAGCCCCGCGCTTCTTCGTGGCAGGCGACGCGGCGGATGTGGGCGCAGTGGTGCACAACACCACGAAATCCGACCAGCAAGTGGAGATCACCTTCACCGCGCAGGGGTTAAGCGTGGATGGCCCGGCGCGCCAGGCCATCACCGTCGCCGCGGAGTCCGCGGTGCGCGTGGACTGGCCGGTGCGCGTCCAGCCGGGCAACCAGGCCGTGTTGCTCTTCGACGCTCGCTCTGGCGAGCTGAGCGACGCAGTGGAGATCACCCTGCCGGTATATCGTTATACCACGCCGGAGATCGTAGGGACCAGCGGCGAGGTGGCCGCTGACGAGGCCCGCCTGGAGGTGGTCCACGTGCCGGCAGGCGCTCAGCCAAATCAGGGCGAGCTCACGGTGATGCTCGAGCCGACGCTGGCGGCCAGCATGTTGCCTGGGCTGCGCTATCTAGAGCACTATCCCTACGAGTGTACCGAGCAGGTGCTCTCCCGTTTCCTGCCCAATGTGCTCACATATCAGGCGATGAAGCGGCTGGGAATCGAGCGGCCCGACCTGGCCGAGAAGCTATCGCATCAGTTGGGGATCGGTCTACAGCGTCTCTACAGCCGCCAGAACGTGGATGGGGGCTGGGGCTGGTGGTATGGCGAGAGGAGCAACCCGTTCATCAGCGCTTACGTGGTCTTCGGGTTGGTGCAGGTGAAAAAGGCAGGCTTCAGCGTGGACGAGGACATCCTCGACCGCGGCATCCGCTATCTGCATCTGCAGCTTCAGGCTCCGGCGAAACTCCAAGGCTACGCGCTCAACCGGCAGGCATTCATGATCTACGTGTTGGCAGATGCGGGTCGTAACGTGATGAGCCAGGCAGCGACACTCTACGAAGAGCGAGAACGCCTGGCCCTCTATGGTCGAGCTTTCTTGGCTCTAGCGTTTGGCGTGATGGACGCCGAAGGGCAGCGTGCCCGTATTGACACGCTCATCAGCGATCTGACGGGCCGGGCCGTGCTCAGCGCCACCGGCGCTCATTGGGAGGAGGCGGGAACACCGGACTACTGGACGATGAACACCGACGTGCGCACCACCGCTGTTATCCTGGACTTACTCGCCCGTTTCGGGTCCACCGGAGGGATTGCACCCAATGCGGTGCGTTGGCTGATGAACGTGCGTAAGGACGGGCACTGGGAGACCACGCAGGAGACCGCCTGGTCGCTCATCGCGCTTACTGACTGGATGCTGGCCACCGGTGAACTAGAGGGGGACTACTCCTGGCGCGTGCGCCTGAACGACGAAGATTTGGGCCAAGGAGCCGTAAACCGCGATAACCTGGACGATCCGGTTGTGCTCAAGACGGAGATAGCCCGGCTGTTGCTAGACCAGGCCAATCGCCTGAGCATTGAGCGATCTACGGCAGAGGGGCAAACTGGCCGCGGCCGGCTGTACTACACGACCCATCTACAGTACTACCTGCCGGTAGAGTCCATCCAGCCCCGCGACCGCGGCATCGTCATCGCCCGCCGCTATACCCTGACCGATGATCCGCAAAAGCCGATCACCCAGGCCAAAGCGGGGGATGTGATCCAGGTCGAGCTGACCATCGTAGCCCCTAACGATCTGCACTACCTGGTGGTAGAAGACCCGTTGCCGGCCGGCGCAGAGGCGATAGACGTCAGCCTGCGCACCACCAGCCGGATGTATCAGGGGCCGCAGATGGAAGAAGTCCCGTCTGAGGAGGAGGCACAGAGCTGGTGGTGGGATCGCTGGGTACCTACGCATACGGAACTGCGGGATGAGAAGGTAGTGCTGTTCGCCACCTGGCTGCCGCGTGGTACCTACCGGTACACATATCAGATCCGCGCGAGCCTGCCCGGCCGGTACCTGACGCTGCCAGCTACAGCCTACCAAATGTACTTCCCAGAGGTGTGGGGACGCAGCGCTGGCGGGGTGTTCACCATTGTCCGGTAA
- a CDS encoding helix-turn-helix transcriptional regulator produces MTQDGLCPVTATARIVGRKWTLLIIYHLLQSPRRFCELQELLGGVNPTTLSQRLKMLESAGLVRRYERPTMPPWVQYELTQKGEALRPVIESMANWGRTWLTEGETLATDRIGD; encoded by the coding sequence ATGACGCAAGATGGACTGTGTCCGGTGACTGCAACAGCTCGCATTGTAGGGCGGAAGTGGACGTTGCTGATCATCTACCACCTATTGCAGTCCCCTCGCCGATTTTGCGAGCTACAGGAACTGCTGGGAGGGGTTAATCCCACCACGCTATCTCAACGGCTGAAAATGCTGGAGAGCGCAGGGCTGGTCCGCCGTTATGAGCGTCCAACCATGCCGCCATGGGTTCAGTATGAGCTGACGCAAAAGGGAGAGGCACTACGGCCTGTGATCGAGAGCATGGCCAACTGGGGGAGGACCTGGCTAACAGAGGGAGAAACGTTGGCCACCGATCGGATTGGAGATTAA
- a CDS encoding MBL fold metallo-hydrolase, whose product MILERLIVGPLQVNCYILGCTASGEAIVIDPGDDVPGILSVLKRHRLRLVKIVNTHAHFDHVLGVRELQRATGAPFLLHPDELPILEAVPRQTMAWLGFDPGPPPALDQPLQAGEWVRFGQEMLEVRWTPGHSPGGISLVDHAGRRVFTGDALFAGSIGRTDLEGADTETLLRSICEQLLSLPEDYEVLPGHGPATTIGEERRNNPFVQPGVIFRWRS is encoded by the coding sequence ATGATCCTTGAGCGCCTGATCGTTGGCCCTCTGCAGGTCAACTGCTACATCCTGGGATGTACGGCAAGCGGTGAGGCGATTGTAATTGATCCTGGCGATGATGTGCCAGGCATCCTATCCGTCCTGAAGCGACATCGCCTTAGGTTGGTCAAGATCGTCAACACCCACGCTCACTTCGACCACGTGTTGGGGGTGCGGGAGCTGCAACGGGCCACTGGCGCCCCCTTTTTATTGCATCCCGATGAATTGCCGATTCTGGAAGCCGTGCCCAGGCAAACCATGGCCTGGCTTGGGTTTGACCCTGGGCCACCGCCGGCCTTGGACCAACCATTACAGGCTGGCGAGTGGGTGCGCTTCGGGCAGGAGATGTTGGAAGTGAGATGGACTCCGGGGCATTCGCCAGGCGGGATCAGCCTGGTGGATCACGCCGGACGGCGAGTGTTCACGGGAGATGCCTTATTCGCCGGCTCTATTGGGCGTACCGATCTAGAAGGGGCTGACACAGAGACCTTGCTACGCAGCATTTGCGAGCAGCTCCTCTCCCTGCCTGAGGATTACGAAGTGCTTCCCGGCCACGGGCCGGCCACGACTATCGGTGAGGAACGCCGCAACAACCCATTTGTGCAGCCTGGGGTGATCTTCCGATGGCGGAGCTGA
- a CDS encoding M67 family metallopeptidase, which yields MAELILPRFICDEIVAHARQGAPEEVCGILSGQGHVAMGLYRARNVAPSRFIDYVVDDQTLLRQFEFEERGQSMVAIYHSHTESPAFPSATDARQAYYPDSAYIICSLQRPERPVIRAFRLIQGSPQRLDREQIPSDATPVRGNSSFLARYVGDGHCGRYDLYTLSPEQEAEWLPCHVYEVAILIV from the coding sequence ATGGCGGAGCTGATCCTTCCTCGCTTTATCTGCGATGAGATTGTAGCCCATGCTCGACAAGGCGCTCCAGAGGAGGTGTGCGGCATTCTATCTGGACAAGGCCACGTGGCGATGGGACTGTACCGGGCGCGTAACGTCGCACCCAGCCGTTTCATTGACTACGTGGTAGACGATCAAACCCTGTTGCGCCAGTTCGAGTTCGAGGAGCGCGGCCAATCCATGGTAGCCATCTACCATTCGCATACCGAGTCGCCGGCTTTCCCCTCCGCTACGGATGCCCGGCAGGCTTACTATCCTGATTCGGCATATATCATCTGCTCCTTGCAACGGCCAGAGCGACCGGTGATCCGTGCTTTTCGGCTGATTCAAGGCTCACCGCAACGTCTCGACCGAGAGCAGATCCCTTCTGATGCTACCCCCGTGCGAGGGAACTCCTCCTTCCTGGCCCGCTACGTGGGAGATGGACACTGCGGGCGATACGACCTTTACACGCTTTCACCGGAGCAAGAGGCTGAGTGGCTCCCCTGCCATGTGTATGAAGTGGCTATCTTGATCGTGTAG
- a CDS encoding peptidylprolyl isomerase, with amino-acid sequence MKIQDHTVVTLAYTLRLDDDEIVDSSDRHEPFQYVHGTGSIVPGLEAALTGLEPGQKRHIVVEPEQGYGEYIEGTLIEVPLEMFPAGVEPEIGMAVYLQDPNGGVVPFFIADVTEDHIVLDANHPLAGERLHFDVEILDVRPATQEEIAHGLVH; translated from the coding sequence ATGAAGATTCAGGACCATACGGTGGTGACGCTGGCGTACACGCTGCGTCTGGACGACGATGAGATCGTGGATTCCTCTGATCGGCATGAGCCGTTTCAGTACGTCCACGGGACGGGCAGCATTGTGCCCGGATTAGAGGCAGCGTTAACAGGCCTGGAGCCCGGGCAAAAACGGCATATCGTTGTGGAGCCCGAACAAGGGTACGGCGAGTACATTGAGGGCACCTTGATCGAGGTCCCGCTGGAGATGTTCCCGGCCGGCGTCGAGCCTGAAATCGGTATGGCCGTCTACCTTCAGGATCCCAATGGCGGCGTGGTGCCATTTTTCATTGCCGACGTGACGGAAGACCACATTGTGTTGGACGCCAATCATCCCTTGGCCGGAGAGCGGCTGCACTTTGACGTGGAGATCCTGGATGTGCGTCCGGCTACCCAAGAGGAGATCGCTCACGGGCTCGTGCACTAA
- a CDS encoding ECF transporter S component, which yields MRQASPIFIAVVAVMTAVTTVFTLAIRVPVPATNGYVNLSDVAIYFTAFAFGPWVGLIAGGVGTALADLLGGYAQFALLSLFAHGLEGLVAGWLGRDRDFLRMVAAWLAGAVVMCALYLLGEGLVLTGWGPAFAELPFNAFQNLVGAVVGIPLVLGVRRAYPPITQMLRRQAWREE from the coding sequence ATGAGACAAGCAAGCCCCATTTTCATTGCAGTCGTCGCAGTGATGACCGCAGTAACGACTGTGTTTACCCTGGCCATTCGCGTGCCCGTGCCGGCCACCAACGGCTATGTTAACCTTTCCGATGTGGCCATCTACTTCACGGCCTTCGCTTTTGGGCCGTGGGTAGGGTTGATCGCCGGAGGGGTGGGAACGGCACTGGCCGACCTGCTAGGGGGCTACGCGCAATTTGCTCTGCTCTCTCTGTTCGCCCATGGGCTCGAAGGATTGGTGGCCGGATGGTTAGGGCGCGATCGTGACTTTCTGAGGATGGTCGCAGCCTGGCTGGCCGGCGCAGTAGTGATGTGCGCGCTGTATCTACTGGGCGAGGGTTTAGTTCTGACGGGTTGGGGGCCGGCCTTTGCAGAATTGCCCTTTAACGCCTTCCAAAACCTGGTAGGGGCCGTGGTTGGCATCCCGTTGGTGTTGGGAGTGCGCCGGGCATATCCGCCCATCACCCAGATGCTGCGCCGTCAGGCCTGGCGGGAGGAATAG
- a CDS encoding metalloregulator ArsR/SmtB family transcription factor — protein sequence MLIAANPKAIKLQAKLFRGFADPSRLAILEALRDGALTVSEIVQATGLTQSNVSNHLGCLRDCGLVTAEQQGRFVYYQLSDKRVKQLLQLADELLADVAKGVYECTRYDVKESKRG from the coding sequence ATGCTTATCGCTGCCAACCCCAAAGCCATTAAGTTACAAGCTAAACTCTTTCGCGGCTTCGCCGATCCGTCACGCCTTGCGATTTTGGAAGCATTGCGAGACGGAGCGCTCACCGTTAGCGAAATTGTGCAGGCCACCGGCTTGACCCAATCGAATGTATCGAATCACCTGGGCTGTTTGCGCGATTGCGGCCTCGTTACTGCCGAACAGCAAGGGCGTTTTGTTTACTATCAATTGAGTGACAAGCGCGTCAAGCAACTACTACAACTTGCCGATGAACTACTCGCTGATGTCGCAAAAGGCGTTTACGAATGCACGCGCTACGACGTGAAGGAGTCCAAACGTGGCTAA
- a CDS encoding energy-coupling factor transporter ATPase, which produces MLRGVHLRARRGELIVLLGRTGAGKTTLCLSTNGLVPHATGGTIRGSVEVCGQDTRRLPPAALASAVGMVFQDAESQLFQMTVEDEIAFGLENLGFPPEEIERRITWALSVVGIEPLRHRSPRRLSGGQMQRVAIAAALALRPALLVLDEPTSHLDPRGKIEVLTAIQQLRAELDTTILMAAQDIEWVVPLADGIAVLVDGLVRSLPLSSLSIHEASWLLETGVGAPQTTRLVHALLSRNNGQQGHLPLSLQETARVLTPARWRVLPPRPRASPMTIFSSPIITIEDLDFVYPNGTRAISGISVQIGAGEYVALVGPNGAGKSTLARLLMGLLRPTAGRVVVNGLDTRLTRVPVLARHVGYAFQNPDHQIFAPTVYEELAFGPRNAGWTADQVDVAVQEMLTRFELGHLARVPPAVLGYGLRRKIAVAAVAISRPAVFILDEPTGGLDRASAQELLDFLDELNRQGVTIILITHDMTIVAERARRCIVLVDGRITFDGSPRELFARPDVLEHAGLLPPPITRLAEALGVPREIAPILSVDEFLEAWAGEVAL; this is translated from the coding sequence GTGCTCCGGGGGGTTCATTTGCGCGCGAGGCGGGGAGAGTTGATCGTCTTACTAGGCCGTACCGGCGCCGGTAAGACTACCCTGTGTCTCTCCACCAATGGCCTGGTCCCTCATGCTACCGGGGGTACGATCCGCGGCAGCGTGGAGGTGTGCGGCCAAGATACGCGGCGTCTCCCGCCCGCCGCGTTGGCCAGCGCTGTCGGTATGGTGTTTCAAGACGCCGAAAGCCAACTCTTTCAGATGACTGTGGAAGACGAGATCGCCTTCGGCCTGGAGAACCTAGGGTTCCCGCCCGAAGAGATCGAACGCCGCATCACATGGGCCCTCTCCGTAGTCGGCATCGAACCGCTCCGCCATCGGTCCCCGCGACGGCTCTCCGGAGGGCAAATGCAACGGGTGGCGATCGCCGCCGCTCTGGCCCTTCGCCCAGCCCTTCTGGTGCTGGATGAGCCCACCTCTCATTTGGATCCGCGCGGCAAGATCGAGGTGCTGACGGCTATCCAGCAATTGCGCGCCGAGCTGGATACGACGATCCTCATGGCCGCACAGGATATCGAGTGGGTAGTCCCCTTAGCAGACGGCATAGCTGTCCTGGTGGATGGCTTAGTACGATCGTTGCCTCTCTCCAGTCTGTCCATCCACGAGGCCTCCTGGCTGTTGGAAACGGGCGTTGGCGCGCCTCAAACGACTCGCCTGGTTCACGCGTTGCTATCTCGAAACAATGGCCAGCAAGGCCATCTCCCCCTCTCCTTGCAGGAGACTGCACGGGTGCTCACGCCAGCTCGCTGGCGTGTTCTGCCGCCACGGCCGCGCGCCTCGCCGATGACCATTTTCAGCTCTCCCATCATCACCATCGAAGACCTCGATTTCGTGTATCCCAACGGGACGCGTGCCATCTCCGGGATCTCGGTACAGATCGGCGCCGGCGAATACGTCGCATTGGTCGGGCCGAATGGGGCTGGCAAGTCCACGCTGGCGCGCTTGCTGATGGGACTGCTCCGCCCCACCGCCGGCCGCGTAGTGGTCAACGGGCTGGACACACGCCTTACCCGCGTTCCGGTGTTGGCCCGCCACGTTGGTTACGCCTTCCAAAACCCTGATCATCAGATCTTCGCGCCGACTGTCTACGAGGAACTCGCCTTTGGCCCTCGCAACGCAGGCTGGACGGCAGACCAGGTGGACGTGGCCGTGCAAGAGATGCTGACTCGGTTTGAGCTAGGCCATCTGGCGCGTGTGCCGCCGGCCGTGCTCGGCTATGGATTGCGGCGCAAGATCGCCGTGGCGGCGGTTGCTATCTCTCGCCCTGCTGTGTTCATCCTAGACGAGCCGACTGGTGGCCTCGATCGGGCAAGCGCTCAGGAACTGCTGGATTTCCTGGACGAGTTGAACCGCCAGGGGGTCACGATCATCCTGATCACCCACGATATGACGATCGTAGCGGAACGCGCCCGTCGCTGCATCGTCCTGGTGGACGGTCGAATCACGTTCGATGGCTCGCCCCGAGAACTGTTCGCCCGGCCGGACGTGTTGGAGCACGCCGGACTGCTTCCACCACCAATCACGCGGCTAGCGGAGGCGCTAGGCGTGCCACGTGAGATCGCCCCGATCCTCAGCGTAGATGAGTTCCTCGAGGCGTGGGCCGGAGAGGTGGCCTTGTGA